A region from the Nonlabens sp. YIK11 genome encodes:
- a CDS encoding TlpA family protein disulfide reductase: MRFVVLLLITIVFFSSCKNDHPEIPEEVKQSEPEWVMSDSITFKVELAPEESLLLNLEDQYFDHFLLEWENESDKDSVFTITIPRYHKVQKIDYGYGMWDSIQKKASFINQDFIIDSITDLVHLKVLDRKIELVDQKSTMDISEMENAYEDLRAQIYKWKGDDTKFIKPLDSLSNYYDSMYSKESAGLNRTLNEFEYFDKLHGIDPELVPLDSLLRSTDLMIARSAGPSLVFQYIDNNMDSIGFELMNPSGSSEASNKTDIIYERNLAYGVLRYLRYKDNKGNNLYPEARNWLKRTKFYQDNKEQIDSQIEQMDNTEFKKVLSNIELVDLNLDKVTMSQIIRENPSPYYLIDLWATWCAPCLNGMKLMKKMNFPENVTVISISIDYEKDTALWQEQSPGLDLELNYLMKIKGENSQKFIDFIQMKTIPRYLLMDKNMNIIDPAFYRPQEPQFLSKLKDVKNHTSW; encoded by the coding sequence ATGAGATTTGTTGTTCTACTTCTAATAACCATTGTATTCTTTTCATCCTGTAAAAATGATCATCCCGAAATTCCTGAAGAAGTAAAGCAATCAGAGCCCGAATGGGTAATGAGCGACAGTATCACGTTTAAAGTTGAGTTAGCGCCAGAAGAAAGCCTGCTTTTAAATCTAGAAGACCAATACTTTGACCATTTTTTATTAGAATGGGAAAATGAATCTGATAAGGACTCTGTTTTTACAATAACGATTCCAAGATATCATAAAGTTCAAAAGATAGATTATGGCTATGGTATGTGGGATTCTATCCAGAAGAAAGCAAGCTTTATCAATCAGGACTTTATAATTGATAGCATTACAGACCTCGTTCACTTAAAAGTCTTAGACCGAAAAATTGAATTAGTTGATCAAAAATCAACGATGGACATTTCAGAAATGGAAAATGCGTACGAAGACCTACGAGCTCAAATTTACAAATGGAAAGGTGATGATACTAAATTCATAAAACCGCTAGACAGCCTTAGTAACTATTACGATTCTATGTATAGTAAAGAGTCGGCAGGTTTAAACAGAACGTTGAATGAGTTCGAGTACTTTGATAAATTACATGGAATAGATCCAGAATTAGTTCCGCTAGATTCATTATTGCGCTCTACTGACTTAATGATTGCCAGATCTGCTGGACCTTCCTTGGTATTCCAATACATCGATAACAATATGGATTCTATCGGTTTTGAATTGATGAATCCTTCTGGTAGCAGCGAGGCATCTAATAAAACCGATATTATTTATGAAAGAAACCTAGCTTATGGAGTTTTGAGGTATTTAAGATATAAAGACAATAAAGGCAACAACCTCTATCCAGAAGCAAGAAATTGGCTCAAAAGAACCAAGTTCTATCAAGATAATAAAGAACAAATTGATAGTCAGATTGAACAAATGGATAACACCGAGTTCAAAAAAGTACTGAGCAACATAGAACTGGTTGATTTGAATTTGGACAAGGTAACCATGAGCCAAATCATTAGAGAAAATCCGTCTCCATACTACCTCATTGATCTATGGGCGACCTGGTGCGCACCTTGTTTAAATGGAATGAAACTCATGAAAAAAATGAATTTTCCTGAAAATGTAACTGTCATAAGCATTAGTATAGACTATGAAAAGGACACGGCCTTATGGCAAGAACAATCACCAGGGCTAGACCTTGAATTGAATTACCTAATGAAAATCAAAGGTGAGAACAGTCAAAAATTCATCGATTTTATACAAATGAAGACTATACCACGATATCTATTGATGGATAAAAACATGAATATTATTGATCCAGCATTCTACCGTCCGCAAGAGCCACAATTTTTATCTAAACTCAAGGACGTCAAAAACCATACGAGTTGGTGA
- the dut gene encoding dUTP diphosphatase, with protein MTVKIINKSAHDLPAYETVGSAGMDIRASIKEAITLKPLERAIVKTGLFIELPVGTEAQVRPRSGLAAKKGITVLNAPGTIDADYRGEIGVILVNLSNEDFTIENGERIAQLVIAKHEQPTWEEVEVLNETARGAGGFGSTGVK; from the coding sequence ATGACCGTTAAAATCATCAACAAATCTGCTCACGACTTACCTGCTTATGAAACCGTTGGTAGTGCAGGAATGGATATTCGCGCTTCAATCAAGGAAGCTATCACATTAAAACCACTGGAACGCGCCATTGTAAAAACAGGTTTGTTCATAGAATTACCTGTAGGAACTGAAGCTCAAGTGCGTCCGCGTAGCGGCCTGGCTGCCAAAAAGGGAATCACCGTACTCAATGCACCAGGCACCATTGATGCCGATTATCGCGGTGAGATAGGCGTGATTTTAGTGAATTTATCTAACGAAGATTTCACCATAGAAAACGGTGAGCGCATCGCACAATTAGTCATCGCAAAACATGAACAACCCACATGGGAAGAAGTTGAGGTTCTAAATGAAACTGCTCGTGGTGCTGGAGGTTTTGGCAGTACTGGAGTGAAGTAA
- a CDS encoding lipopolysaccharide biosynthesis protein — translation MSSINRLFKHTFVYGLATVLPRLLTVLLTLLLTEYLPSKSAFGQVSIIFSWIILANVFLTYGMETAFFRFRESEDDNKVISTGLLSLLGTTIVFVVLAFLGLDQIAEWSDKSADYWKWVIGILAFDTLMVIPFAWMRAQGKAMKYAIIKMVNVIISVGMTAIFLIWLPDFPALAQYLPADKVELYFMALMAASAVTLLVVCKIYFRKWEFDAGLWKQMLKYGFPILIAGIAFAINETFDKILLEWLLVDDATAQVGVYTACYRVAVGMTLFATAFKLGIEPFFFSESKSKNATATYAMITKMFVVLGSIALITYTVFIDLIKRAIIAEEYWEALDIVPIVLVAYLFFGIYQTLSVWYKVTDRTSYGAWISVLGAAVTIGFNIWLIPIIGYMASALTTCTAYGLMMVVSYLLGRKHYHIPYEVGNMLLYLAISIGATFFFFYVVRDYFGPNTWLMYASGIALAALVSLFILGRERTFIKSLLKKS, via the coding sequence TTGAGTTCCATCAACCGTCTTTTTAAACACACCTTTGTGTATGGTCTGGCGACTGTCTTGCCTAGGCTTTTAACGGTTTTGCTCACATTACTTCTTACCGAGTATTTACCTAGTAAATCAGCATTTGGTCAGGTGTCCATCATATTTTCCTGGATTATTTTGGCAAATGTGTTTTTGACGTACGGCATGGAGACTGCCTTTTTTCGCTTTCGCGAAAGCGAGGACGACAACAAAGTCATTAGCACAGGACTTTTGTCCTTATTAGGAACAACGATTGTATTTGTTGTGCTTGCTTTTCTAGGCTTGGATCAAATAGCCGAATGGTCTGACAAGTCAGCCGACTATTGGAAATGGGTGATCGGAATTCTAGCTTTTGACACTTTGATGGTGATACCTTTTGCGTGGATGCGTGCGCAGGGAAAAGCGATGAAATATGCGATAATCAAGATGGTCAACGTGATCATATCCGTTGGGATGACAGCGATATTTTTGATATGGTTGCCAGATTTTCCAGCGCTGGCCCAGTATTTACCAGCAGATAAAGTTGAATTGTATTTTATGGCGCTCATGGCTGCAAGTGCCGTAACGCTTTTGGTGGTTTGTAAAATTTACTTCCGTAAATGGGAATTTGATGCCGGATTGTGGAAGCAAATGTTGAAGTACGGCTTTCCTATTTTAATTGCGGGAATCGCATTTGCCATTAACGAGACTTTTGACAAGATTTTACTGGAATGGCTCTTAGTCGATGACGCCACAGCCCAAGTTGGTGTCTACACCGCTTGTTATCGAGTTGCAGTTGGAATGACCCTGTTTGCAACGGCGTTTAAATTAGGTATTGAGCCTTTCTTTTTTAGCGAGTCCAAAAGCAAAAATGCCACCGCAACCTATGCCATGATTACCAAAATGTTTGTGGTACTAGGCTCCATTGCTTTAATCACCTACACCGTATTTATTGATCTGATCAAACGCGCCATCATAGCCGAGGAATACTGGGAAGCGCTCGATATTGTACCCATCGTTCTGGTCGCTTATCTGTTTTTTGGTATTTATCAAACGCTTTCGGTTTGGTATAAAGTAACCGATCGTACCAGCTACGGCGCGTGGATTTCCGTTTTGGGAGCTGCCGTTACCATAGGATTCAACATCTGGCTCATTCCCATCATAGGTTACATGGCAAGTGCGCTCACTACCTGCACCGCTTATGGATTGATGATGGTGGTGTCTTACTTATTAGGAAGAAAACATTATCATATACCTTATGAAGTTGGGAACATGCTCTTGTATCTCGCAATTTCTATTGGCGCAACATTTTTCTTCTTTTACGTAGTTAGAGATTACTTTGGACCCAACACATGGCTTATGTACGCTAGCGGTATCGCACTGGCTGCACTTGTTTCCTTATTCATTTTGGGCCGTGAAAGGACCTTTATCAAATCATTACTCAAAAAATCATGA
- the rsmI gene encoding 16S rRNA (cytidine(1402)-2'-O)-methyltransferase, producing MKLYLVPTPIGNLADMTYRAVEVLNSVDLILAEDTRTSGKLLNHYGIKTSMLSYHMHNEHKISDNIVSRIQGGETMALITDAGSPGISDPGFLLTRKLLAANIAVESLPGATAFVPALTSSGLPSDKFVFEGFLPVKKGRQTRLKELAEESRTIIFYESPHKLLKTLEDFKTHYGADRQISISREITKMFEEHYRGAVDEAIQHFTENKPRGEFVVVLGGA from the coding sequence ATGAAACTCTATCTGGTCCCAACGCCTATAGGCAATCTTGCAGACATGACCTATCGTGCCGTAGAAGTCCTCAATAGTGTGGATTTAATCCTTGCCGAAGATACCAGAACCAGCGGTAAACTGCTCAACCATTACGGCATCAAGACAAGCATGCTGTCCTACCACATGCACAATGAGCACAAGATTTCAGACAACATCGTTTCCAGAATTCAAGGCGGTGAGACCATGGCACTCATCACAGATGCCGGTTCGCCGGGTATCAGTGATCCTGGGTTTTTGCTTACGCGAAAGTTGCTCGCCGCAAACATCGCGGTAGAATCCTTGCCTGGTGCTACAGCCTTTGTCCCAGCGCTTACCAGTAGTGGGCTGCCATCTGATAAATTCGTATTTGAGGGTTTTTTACCCGTCAAAAAAGGCCGCCAAACCCGACTCAAAGAACTCGCCGAAGAAAGCAGAACCATCATTTTTTACGAGTCGCCACACAAACTGCTCAAAACACTTGAAGATTTTAAAACGCATTACGGCGCTGATCGCCAAATCTCCATTTCTCGAGAAATCACCAAAATGTTTGAAGAGCATTATCGAGGCGCTGTTGACGAGGCCATCCAGCATTTTACAGAAAACAAGCCTAGAGGAGAGTTTGTAGTGGTGTTAGGTGGAGCTTAA
- a CDS encoding helix-turn-helix domain-containing protein: MNNYIEKIFHKNRQEVTLENIKNYFQSPQEETSIVEFKSGGVEIIDIYKEITAFLNTEGGLLMIGAPRETKDKVGKNYRTVCQGELTYSSFKNKDWLYQKIASNIVPTPTNIKINEYLTVEGSIFLLDIPQSSNPPHQSSSDGKYYIRLECEAKPAPHGLVQALFEKRKRPQLTAEIDINRVDFQSNEISIQIKNKSTIPADSVSVIIDIYNVSKVSSNHRFDLIEDSLGDKYSMSQSTNQVLVRVISLPYNLVVTHFKNEYLVFVAFWSKQTDFDFRFFTINPLNNEVTAEGTFMDGSDLTEELERIKKVS; the protein is encoded by the coding sequence ATGAATAATTACATTGAAAAGATATTTCACAAGAACCGTCAAGAAGTTACATTAGAAAATATAAAAAATTATTTTCAGTCACCTCAAGAGGAAACTTCAATTGTAGAATTTAAGAGCGGTGGTGTTGAAATTATTGATATCTATAAAGAAATAACTGCTTTCTTAAATACAGAAGGTGGTCTATTAATGATTGGTGCGCCTAGGGAAACAAAGGATAAAGTTGGTAAGAATTACCGGACGGTATGCCAAGGAGAGTTAACATATTCTTCTTTCAAGAATAAAGACTGGCTTTATCAAAAAATAGCTTCCAACATTGTCCCTACTCCTACAAACATTAAAATAAATGAGTACTTAACGGTAGAAGGTTCAATTTTCCTATTGGATATTCCGCAAAGTTCCAATCCGCCACATCAAAGTTCATCAGATGGAAAATACTATATCAGACTTGAATGCGAAGCAAAGCCAGCACCACATGGCTTAGTACAGGCATTATTCGAAAAAAGGAAAAGACCACAGCTGACTGCAGAAATTGATATAAATAGAGTTGATTTTCAGAGCAACGAAATCTCCATACAAATTAAAAATAAATCAACAATACCTGCTGATAGTGTTTCAGTTATAATCGATATCTATAATGTTTCCAAAGTGTCCAGTAATCATAGGTTTGATCTTATTGAAGATTCCTTAGGGGATAAATATTCAATGTCACAGTCGACAAATCAAGTACTCGTGAGAGTTATAAGTTTACCTTATAATTTAGTTGTTACCCATTTTAAAAATGAATATCTAGTATTTGTAGCGTTTTGGTCCAAGCAAACAGATTTTGATTTTAGATTTTTTACAATCAATCCTTTAAATAATGAAGTTACTGCTGAAGGAACATTTATGGATGGAAGTGATTTGACAGAAGAGCTAGAGAGAATTAAAAAAGTAAGTTGA
- a CDS encoding PhzF family phenazine biosynthesis protein, translating into MSRSIPYFMVDSFTSEPFKGNPAGVCLLDKPLSNDFMQSIAIEVNLSETAFVQDQGDYFSIRYFSPIMEIPLCGHATLASARVLFDQNQDVNEIHFKTAEGLELQAYRNGEKVSLKFPNYGIIDRDAPKALLDAMGIDSILNSAYNHENLELMIELEDADKLRNLDPDFAAMKASINDINGVVVTSKSNQPDFDFESRYFWPWSGGNEDPVTGATHTFLTGYWTKKLGKTKLRAFQCSARTGVLEVEVLSEEQILITGDTRIILSGEMTVLSN; encoded by the coding sequence TTGAGTAGAAGCATTCCCTATTTTATGGTGGACTCGTTTACCAGCGAGCCGTTCAAAGGGAATCCTGCTGGTGTTTGCTTGCTGGACAAGCCATTATCCAATGACTTCATGCAATCCATCGCGATTGAAGTCAATTTATCAGAAACTGCTTTTGTGCAGGATCAAGGCGATTATTTTTCTATAAGGTATTTCTCGCCCATCATGGAAATACCATTGTGCGGTCACGCGACCCTGGCGAGCGCCAGAGTGTTGTTTGATCAAAATCAAGATGTAAACGAGATCCATTTCAAAACTGCTGAAGGTTTAGAATTACAAGCTTACCGTAACGGTGAAAAAGTTTCCTTGAAGTTCCCAAACTATGGAATTATAGACCGCGATGCACCAAAAGCATTGCTAGATGCTATGGGAATCGATAGTATTTTGAATTCGGCTTACAATCATGAAAACCTAGAGTTGATGATCGAACTCGAGGATGCCGACAAGCTTAGAAATCTGGATCCTGATTTTGCTGCCATGAAAGCCTCCATCAACGACATCAATGGTGTTGTAGTCACCTCAAAATCAAATCAACCCGACTTTGATTTTGAATCCCGATATTTCTGGCCTTGGAGCGGCGGCAATGAAGATCCAGTGACTGGAGCTACGCACACTTTTTTAACTGGGTATTGGACTAAAAAATTAGGCAAAACCAAATTGCGCGCTTTTCAATGTTCTGCTAGGACTGGCGTTTTAGAGGTTGAAGTGTTGAGTGAAGAACAGATTTTAATTACTGGTGATACGCGAATCATCCTCTCAGGCGAGATGACGGTTTTGTCAAATTAG
- a CDS encoding rhodanese-related sulfurtransferase produces MQLYNKLSAEERRELIREAGKERLTISFYQYARIGNPHLFRNHLFVAFDAQEVLGRIYVAHEGINAQLSIPADRFDEFKEFLDGIYFLENVRLNIAREHDNESFLKLKVKVRHKIVADGLEDETFDVTNKGVHVDAARFNELISDPDTILVDMRNHYESEIGHFQNAWTPDVDTFRDSLPIIEEEIKEHKKDKKLVMYCTGGIRCEKASAYYKHRGFEDVYQLEGGIIEYHRQVTEQGLENKFRGKNFVFDHRLSEKISDEVISNCHQCGNPCDTHTNCANEACHLLFIQCEDCKSKYENTCSTECHEIIQLPYEEQKALRAGKYNSNNIFKKGRSEKLEFKKHKVE; encoded by the coding sequence ATGCAACTGTATAACAAATTAAGTGCTGAAGAAAGACGCGAATTGATACGTGAGGCCGGTAAGGAACGGCTCACGATTTCTTTCTATCAGTATGCCCGCATAGGGAACCCACATTTATTTAGAAACCATTTATTTGTTGCGTTTGACGCCCAAGAAGTGCTGGGTCGCATTTATGTCGCCCATGAAGGGATCAATGCCCAGCTTTCCATTCCAGCAGATCGGTTTGATGAGTTTAAAGAATTCCTTGATGGCATTTATTTCTTGGAAAATGTCCGACTCAACATCGCTAGGGAACACGATAATGAGAGCTTTCTAAAACTAAAAGTCAAAGTGCGCCACAAAATTGTTGCCGATGGACTGGAAGATGAGACTTTTGATGTCACCAATAAAGGCGTTCATGTGGACGCGGCGAGGTTTAACGAGCTTATATCAGATCCAGATACCATTCTGGTCGATATGCGCAATCATTACGAGAGCGAGATAGGCCATTTCCAGAATGCCTGGACGCCAGATGTGGATACCTTCCGCGACAGCTTGCCGATTATTGAAGAAGAAATCAAGGAGCATAAAAAGGACAAAAAACTGGTGATGTACTGTACTGGCGGCATACGCTGTGAAAAGGCAAGTGCCTACTACAAACACCGTGGTTTTGAAGATGTGTACCAGCTGGAAGGTGGTATCATCGAGTATCATCGACAGGTAACCGAGCAAGGTTTAGAGAATAAATTCCGTGGGAAGAATTTTGTGTTTGACCACAGGTTGTCAGAGAAAATCAGCGATGAGGTGATATCCAACTGTCACCAGTGCGGTAATCCTTGCGATACGCATACCAACTGTGCGAATGAAGCATGTCATTTATTGTTTATCCAGTGCGAGGATTGTAAATCTAAATATGAGAATACCTGCAGCACAGAATGTCATGAGATCATCCAGCTGCCCTATGAAGAGCAAAAAGCATTACGTGCCGGTAAGTACAACAGTAACAACATTTTCAAAAAAGGAAGATCAGAGAAACTAGAATTCAAAAAGCACAAGGTTGAGTAG